The Nocardia sp. NBC_01329 sequence TTCGCGGACGGGAGTGGTGTCCTCAGACGAGGTTCTGGTCGACATAACACCAGCGCCAATCTTCACCCGGCTCCATCGACTGGACGATCGGATGACCGATGACGCGAGCGTGCGCGCTCGCGTGCTTGCCCGGTGAGGAGTCGCAGCAACCGACGTGTCCGCACGTCAGGCACAACCTCAGATGTACCCATGGGGTGCCGAGGCGAAGACATTCCTCGCAGCCCTGGGGAGTACGGGGTACGACGGGCCGGATCGCGGTCACGTGTGGGTCCACAGGTACAGAAGTCATGGCTTCGTCTCCTTGCCTGCCTTTTCCGAGAGCGCCTGATCGAGCCAGGCGCGCAGTTGTGGTACCGGAGCGGCGCCCGCCTGACGTGCCAGGACCTCGCCCCGGTCCATCACGAGCAGAGTCGGTACGGCGCGGACGGTGAACCGTTCGGCGGTCTCGGGCGCAGCATCCACGTCGGTCTTCACCAGCTTGATCTGACCCGCGCGTTCCCTGGCGAGCTGTTCGAGCGCCGGGCTGACCATGCGGCACGGGCCGCACCAGGTCGCCCAGAGGTCGACGAGCACAGGCACCGAGGATGTCTCGGCGATCTCCGCGAAGTCGTCATCTGCTGCCGAGGCGATCCAGGGCAGCGGCTCGTGGCAGTTCCCGCAGCGCGGTGTCCCTGTTCCTGCTGCCGGGACCTTGTTCATCTTGCCGCAGTTCGGACATTTCACCGTTTCGGATCTCATGACGGCACCTCTTCTCACGCCGCCGCGACAGCGGGTTCGGTATAGGCGACGGCGAGCTCACCGCCGTCCACCGTGACACGGATGGCGCCTCCCGGCTCGATCT is a genomic window containing:
- a CDS encoding UBP-type zinc finger domain-containing protein, coding for MTSVPVDPHVTAIRPVVPRTPQGCEECLRLGTPWVHLRLCLTCGHVGCCDSSPGKHASAHARVIGHPIVQSMEPGEDWRWCYVDQNLV
- the trxA gene encoding thioredoxin, whose product is MRSETVKCPNCGKMNKVPAAGTGTPRCGNCHEPLPWIASAADDDFAEIAETSSVPVLVDLWATWCGPCRMVSPALEQLARERAGQIKLVKTDVDAAPETAERFTVRAVPTLLVMDRGEVLARQAGAAPVPQLRAWLDQALSEKAGKETKP